In one candidate division KSB1 bacterium genomic region, the following are encoded:
- a CDS encoding carboxypeptidase regulatory-like domain-containing protein yields the protein MHRNRGLCWWILTASLLLLAGSVLAQQVVVRPQQAVLQPGQGQQFEAQLFDNLGRPVRGATYTWSVEPATLGAITGDGYFVAGQQEGIGRALVSARSGSLVVRGSADVVVGPARGSEAAMRLVVEPGVVELMPGQTQQFRAVIQTREGRTVPAESVRWEVMPPALGTITPEGLFTAGNLPAVGQVVAQVAVERKLLRGVARVMVRPHMNAVIAGRVVNEADSSPVPGAVVTVQGLGALPWCAQDTTTEEGDYEVAVPAPGLYVVRAEARGFVPEYFDNARSLPEATPISVAQDDTVTAVNFALSRGGAISGLVAAELDSTPLPGAHVQAYLPLLPHVRYHAVADQHGEYVIAGLAGGSYVVEATAVGYRGEFYTDAPTMRQATLVEVTETETTTGVDFYLQTSSAITGRVLDAVTGAPIALAHVCAHAAGTSGRGTSEARVLTDSSGCYTLGVSPGTYYVEARAQDYAAQWFEGVTERRLATPVLVVSEQHTYGIDFHLSRLGAISGLVTDQGSGAPIAGAVVTAYREGPGAEPSPVRTDEHGMYLISGLQPGNYFVRAVAEGYLAEWYCEASSVRDASLVAVAGGDTSAGIDFTLSGGGSITGTVRSKSTGQPIAGARVEVTGATGPFMRVTFTGEDGAYAVTGLPSGSYFVHASARNYLPVYFDGVSRRAEATPVVVNAPEATTGIDFSLPSRFLEGGAIAGRVTDERTGQPLRGVRVYAAPVTSGQVHHDLTDSTGLYVLRGLQPGRYLVWAFKSGYLVEFYEDTHSWWLATPVTIGAGEQVTGIDFALTPQARGPFTLAGRVMDKGDLPSSGALVLVHQAGELVATVLCSEDGNYLLEELPPGQYEVCAQRVGQHSGGPAVTLTLSSEERSCENLNLLLANQDGPAGAEAALPQSFALVGAFPNPFNPSTEVRFELPEAAEVSIIIYNVLGQPVHTAFQGVLEAGRHAVTWDGRDQRGVSLASGVYLCRLEAQTPSGQRHLFVTKMLLAQ from the coding sequence ATGCACAGGAACAGAGGCCTATGCTGGTGGATACTTACGGCTTCCCTCCTGTTGCTAGCCGGCTCCGTACTGGCGCAGCAGGTAGTGGTCAGGCCGCAACAGGCAGTGCTCCAGCCTGGCCAGGGGCAGCAGTTCGAAGCCCAGCTTTTTGACAACCTCGGCAGGCCGGTGCGCGGTGCGACCTACACGTGGTCGGTGGAACCGGCCACTCTCGGGGCGATCACGGGCGACGGTTACTTCGTAGCCGGCCAGCAGGAGGGGATCGGGCGGGCGCTTGTCAGTGCGCGAAGCGGCAGCTTGGTGGTGAGGGGAAGCGCAGATGTTGTCGTCGGCCCCGCGCGGGGAAGCGAAGCGGCGATGCGTTTGGTGGTAGAGCCGGGCGTTGTCGAGCTCATGCCTGGGCAGACGCAGCAGTTTCGCGCGGTGATTCAGACCAGGGAAGGGCGGACGGTACCAGCCGAGAGTGTGCGCTGGGAGGTCATGCCCCCGGCGCTGGGTACCATTACGCCCGAAGGCCTTTTCACTGCGGGAAACCTGCCAGCGGTGGGACAGGTCGTCGCCCAGGTTGCGGTAGAGCGAAAGCTGCTGCGGGGGGTGGCGCGTGTGATGGTCCGTCCGCACATGAATGCGGTCATCGCAGGAAGGGTGGTAAACGAAGCGGATAGTTCCCCCGTGCCTGGGGCCGTGGTGACGGTGCAGGGGCTGGGGGCTTTGCCATGGTGCGCTCAGGACACCACCACGGAGGAAGGGGATTACGAGGTGGCCGTGCCCGCGCCAGGATTGTATGTGGTCCGCGCGGAAGCGCGGGGGTTCGTGCCAGAATACTTTGACAACGCGCGGTCTCTGCCAGAAGCGACTCCAATCAGTGTGGCCCAAGACGACACAGTAACTGCTGTCAACTTCGCGCTAAGCCGGGGCGGCGCGATAAGCGGCTTGGTCGCAGCGGAACTGGACAGCACTCCTTTGCCCGGCGCCCACGTGCAGGCGTACCTCCCCCTTCTGCCGCACGTGCGTTATCACGCAGTGGCTGATCAGCACGGTGAGTATGTCATCGCCGGCTTGGCGGGAGGCTCCTATGTGGTGGAGGCAACCGCGGTCGGCTATCGGGGCGAGTTCTACACCGATGCGCCTACGATGCGCCAGGCTACGCTGGTAGAGGTAACGGAGACCGAGACGACGACAGGCGTGGACTTTTATTTACAGACTAGCAGCGCCATCACTGGCCGTGTGCTTGATGCGGTCACTGGTGCCCCTATTGCCCTGGCCCACGTCTGTGCGCACGCAGCTGGGACATCTGGCCGCGGCACATCGGAGGCAAGAGTCCTGACCGATAGCAGCGGGTGCTATACCCTGGGGGTTAGTCCGGGCACCTACTACGTGGAAGCGAGAGCCCAGGACTACGCGGCGCAGTGGTTCGAGGGCGTGACAGAGCGCCGCTTGGCGACCCCGGTTCTCGTGGTCAGCGAGCAGCACACTTATGGAATAGACTTCCACCTGAGTCGGCTCGGTGCTATTAGCGGCCTGGTGACCGACCAAGGGAGCGGTGCTCCCATCGCAGGGGCGGTGGTGACCGCCTACCGGGAAGGCCCGGGGGCTGAGCCTTCGCCAGTGCGGACCGATGAGCATGGCATGTATCTGATCAGTGGGCTACAGCCAGGCAACTACTTTGTTCGAGCTGTGGCAGAAGGCTATCTTGCTGAATGGTACTGCGAAGCGTCCAGCGTGCGAGATGCGTCCCTGGTGGCGGTCGCCGGTGGCGACACGAGTGCAGGCATTGATTTCACGCTTTCGGGCGGTGGCAGCATCACCGGCACGGTGCGCAGCAAGAGTACTGGACAGCCTATAGCAGGCGCGCGCGTGGAGGTGACCGGTGCGACCGGTCCGTTTATGCGAGTGACCTTTACAGGCGAAGACGGAGCCTATGCGGTCACTGGCCTGCCGAGTGGAAGCTACTTTGTGCACGCCTCGGCGAGGAACTATCTTCCCGTCTATTTTGACGGGGTCTCGCGCCGCGCGGAGGCAACCCCTGTGGTCGTCAATGCGCCAGAAGCGACCACCGGTATTGATTTTTCGCTTCCCTCCCGCTTCCTTGAGGGTGGGGCCATTGCAGGCAGGGTTACGGATGAGCGGACCGGCCAGCCTCTGCGCGGAGTACGCGTCTACGCCGCGCCGGTGACGTCTGGCCAAGTCCATCATGACCTCACCGACAGCACGGGGCTCTACGTTCTCCGCGGACTACAGCCCGGACGCTACCTTGTGTGGGCCTTCAAGAGCGGCTATCTGGTCGAGTTCTATGAAGATACCCATTCCTGGTGGCTCGCTACACCCGTGACGATAGGAGCGGGCGAGCAGGTCACCGGCATCGACTTTGCGCTCACTCCCCAGGCTCGCGGGCCGTTTACTCTGGCCGGCAGAGTGATGGACAAGGGCGACTTGCCGTCCTCGGGAGCGCTGGTGCTTGTGCACCAGGCAGGTGAACTCGTCGCCACTGTCTTGTGCAGCGAGGATGGGAACTACCTGCTGGAGGAGTTGCCGCCTGGCCAGTATGAAGTGTGCGCGCAGCGGGTCGGCCAGCATTCCGGGGGTCCTGCGGTTACTCTCACGCTGAGCAGCGAGGAGCGCTCTTGCGAGAACTTGAATCTTTTGTTGGCTAACCAGGACGGCCCTGCTGGTGCCGAGGCCGCGTTGCCACAGAGTTTTGCCCTCGTAGGTGCTTTCCCCAATCCGTTCAATCCCAGCACCGAGGTGCGATTCGAGCTGCCAGAGGCAGCCGAAGTAAGCATCATCATCTACAATGTGCTGGGGCAGCCAGTGCACACGGCGTTCCAAGGTGTGCTTGAAGCTGGCAGACACGCGGTGACCTGGGACGGCAGGGACCAAAGGGGGGTGTCGCTAGCAAGCGGTGTGTACTTGTGCAGGCTCGAAGCACAGACGCCATCCGGTCAGCGCCATCTATTCGTGACTAAGATGCTGCTGGCCCAATAG
- a CDS encoding tetratricopeptide repeat protein: MSPRRRVALFVCLLIAVAGCGGPLATHKQQAMVTQKTTELRVDPSVARLVIRGATAEALRDLPSALAAYQEAALHAPNSFGIQMALGELYLRLGKTESGLICLRKAAQLDPQNPDVHALLGNIYAEQRQYELAENEFRILHQLDPGDLEALGKLVNLMLAQGKTAAALQQVQRAAKYLPQDADFFVQVGNLFFQRRGYAQARELYRMALVAEPKAETPYLAMAAAFKAEGDTAQAIAWYRKALGVNPRFEEARNELRALYAEGKRWDEALAFFRELIKADSSEVEHWLDLGRVHIMKGDTLAALQVFAQAHERFPDDQRTPVALGLLQEGLRDTAAAVATYRQALHTHPDFARVRKLLRNLFVARRQWDQAIELYKEACARDTTDVLSALEVGDLYFEMGDTTAALRHVAALAERFPKDWRVPFSAGRMEFRRRHWSEAAKHFQQVVTLNERVQPAWSLLGRCHILRNDLEQAEQIFRKSVALFPEDGELNFLLGSVLSQMRKPADALPFITKALEGNEENVQVLLALAACYSELRRDEEADSVYAKILDLDPDNPTALNNYSYSLAERGIRLEEALVMVEKALQAEPENGAFLDTMGWVYFKMGNYHKALEYILRSVQVRPGSAEVIEHLGDVYEKLGERGSALQYWKKALELDPSRTHLEQKLRGGTDTRP; this comes from the coding sequence ATGAGCCCCCGGAGAAGGGTGGCATTGTTCGTCTGCTTGCTGATAGCCGTAGCAGGGTGTGGCGGGCCGCTTGCTACCCACAAGCAGCAAGCCATGGTGACCCAGAAAACAACGGAGCTCCGCGTGGATCCTTCGGTCGCTCGGCTGGTGATTCGCGGGGCGACGGCTGAAGCTCTGCGTGACCTCCCCAGCGCCCTCGCCGCGTACCAAGAAGCCGCGCTGCACGCCCCCAATTCCTTCGGCATCCAGATGGCCTTAGGGGAACTGTACTTGCGCCTTGGCAAGACAGAAAGCGGGCTCATCTGCTTGCGAAAAGCGGCACAACTTGACCCACAGAACCCGGATGTACACGCGCTTCTCGGCAATATCTACGCCGAGCAGAGGCAGTACGAACTGGCGGAAAACGAATTCCGCATCCTGCACCAGCTTGATCCCGGAGATTTGGAGGCGCTTGGCAAGTTAGTCAACCTCATGCTCGCACAGGGCAAGACCGCCGCCGCTTTACAGCAGGTCCAGCGGGCAGCCAAGTACCTGCCGCAGGATGCGGACTTTTTTGTGCAGGTAGGGAATCTGTTCTTCCAGAGACGAGGCTATGCGCAGGCCCGCGAGCTGTACCGAATGGCATTGGTAGCAGAGCCAAAGGCTGAGACCCCCTACTTGGCCATGGCTGCGGCTTTCAAGGCAGAAGGCGATACCGCCCAAGCAATCGCGTGGTACCGCAAAGCTCTCGGCGTGAACCCGAGGTTCGAAGAGGCACGAAATGAGCTGCGTGCCCTCTATGCCGAGGGCAAAAGGTGGGACGAAGCCCTCGCGTTCTTCCGTGAACTCATCAAGGCGGACTCGAGTGAGGTTGAGCACTGGCTGGACTTGGGCCGCGTGCACATCATGAAAGGAGACACCCTGGCCGCCTTGCAAGTGTTCGCCCAGGCGCACGAACGTTTCCCCGACGACCAGCGCACCCCTGTGGCCTTGGGGCTCCTCCAGGAAGGCTTGCGCGACACTGCCGCAGCAGTGGCCACCTATCGTCAGGCTCTCCACACCCACCCAGACTTTGCGCGTGTACGGAAGCTGCTGCGGAACCTCTTTGTGGCTCGCCGGCAGTGGGATCAGGCTATTGAGCTGTACAAGGAGGCCTGCGCCCGCGATACGACGGACGTGCTGAGCGCCCTGGAGGTCGGGGACCTCTATTTTGAGATGGGAGACACTACCGCCGCTCTACGCCACGTTGCTGCTCTTGCGGAGCGTTTCCCTAAGGATTGGCGGGTGCCCTTCTCTGCTGGGCGCATGGAGTTTAGGCGCAGGCACTGGTCAGAGGCGGCGAAGCACTTCCAGCAGGTGGTGACGCTGAACGAGCGCGTGCAGCCTGCCTGGTCCCTTTTGGGGCGCTGTCACATCCTGCGCAACGACCTGGAGCAAGCCGAGCAAATCTTCCGCAAGTCAGTCGCCCTTTTCCCCGAAGATGGAGAATTGAACTTTCTTCTTGGCTCCGTGCTGAGCCAGATGCGCAAGCCGGCGGATGCGCTCCCGTTCATCACCAAGGCCCTTGAAGGGAATGAAGAAAACGTGCAGGTCCTTCTGGCGTTGGCGGCGTGCTATTCCGAGCTGCGCCGCGACGAGGAAGCCGATTCCGTCTACGCCAAGATTCTGGACCTCGACCCGGACAATCCCACGGCTCTCAACAACTATAGCTATAGCCTGGCAGAGCGCGGGATCCGCCTGGAAGAGGCATTGGTCATGGTAGAAAAGGCCCTGCAGGCAGAGCCAGAAAACGGCGCCTTCCTGGACACGATGGGGTGGGTCTACTTCAAGATGGGTAACTACCACAAGGCGCTGGAGTACATTCTGAGATCCGTGCAAGTGCGCCCGGGGTCGGCAGAGGTGATAGAGCACCTGGGGGACGTATACGAAAAGCTGGGCGAGCGCGGCAGCGCCCTGCAGTACTGGAAGAAAGCCCTGGAACTTGACCCGTCCCGGACCCATTTGGAACAAAAACTGAGGGGGGGCACCGACACGCGTCCATGA
- a CDS encoding DUF4292 domain-containing protein, producing the protein MSGLTFHWHAPFGRLFAVAFGFTACLGLSLILACAPTARRAERDFSRLTIADLQREINSNVGKLKTLRGVARISFESPSAGFAANSQIAVRLPDSASIKLEALFGLDVASLVIFGQSFAVYVPSEKRVYKGSLDHLRYLEPFGLSLEGQVLLRALTGLVPLPAATTHLKGADHDGLLLEAEQEEGVYRYWVEPHHRLVCRVEFVDAELGLLYRLSFSRFARTSGIVLPQMVTLERPQSGERVTLFYVQRALNVDPRTLKVGHKLPAGVEEVVL; encoded by the coding sequence ATGAGCGGCCTCACTTTCCACTGGCATGCACCTTTCGGACGACTGTTCGCCGTAGCCTTCGGGTTCACTGCGTGCCTCGGCCTATCGTTGATTCTTGCGTGCGCCCCTACCGCGCGACGGGCCGAGCGGGACTTTTCCCGCCTTACCATCGCCGACCTTCAGCGCGAGATCAACAGCAACGTCGGCAAGCTAAAGACCTTGCGCGGCGTGGCACGCATCTCCTTCGAGTCGCCGTCCGCAGGCTTCGCGGCGAACTCACAGATCGCCGTGCGCCTGCCGGATTCAGCTTCCATTAAGTTGGAAGCGCTCTTCGGACTGGATGTGGCCTCCCTCGTCATTTTCGGACAGTCCTTTGCCGTGTATGTGCCGTCGGAAAAGCGCGTGTACAAAGGGAGCCTCGATCACCTCCGCTACCTCGAACCTTTTGGGCTTTCACTGGAAGGTCAGGTGCTGCTCCGGGCATTGACGGGCCTGGTGCCCCTGCCCGCGGCAACGACGCACCTGAAAGGTGCCGACCACGACGGGCTGCTGCTGGAGGCCGAGCAGGAGGAAGGCGTGTATCGCTACTGGGTTGAACCGCATCATCGCTTGGTCTGCCGAGTAGAGTTTGTGGACGCGGAACTGGGGCTGCTGTACCGCCTCAGCTTCAGCCGTTTCGCCAGAACCTCTGGCATCGTCTTGCCGCAGATGGTGACCCTGGAGCGACCCCAGTCGGGTGAGCGCGTTACCCTTTTCTACGTGCAGCGCGCCTTGAACGTTGACCCTCGCACCTTGAAGGTGGGCCACAAGCTCCCTGCGGGCGTCGAGGAGGTGGTCCTATGA
- a CDS encoding glycosyltransferase family 2 protein, which translates to MKGKADGCALSVVVPLYNEAESLEPLYREIVAAADKSVPSFEIIFVDDGSCDDSLGRLRRLAAQDSRVKVISLRSNCGKSAALAVGFAHVQGESVITMDGDLQDDPAEIPRLLATLEQGWDLVSGWKKKRHDPWRKRWSSKWFNLVTSMLSGLRLHDFNCGLKAYRREVVRSIRVYGQLHRFLPVLAHWQGFRVTEQVVHHRPRRFGKTKFGPWRFFAGFFDLLTVMFLMRFNRRPMHLFGFLGLLCFTAGSIITLYLAIMRLFYAVYLSNRPLLFLGILLTIVGIQFVSIGLLGEMIAESRAADRGYPIRLKIGWDEPPKGKSAQRTRAHYSRGR; encoded by the coding sequence ATGAAAGGCAAAGCCGACGGATGTGCGCTGTCGGTGGTGGTGCCGCTGTACAACGAGGCGGAATCCCTGGAACCGCTCTACCGCGAGATTGTTGCCGCTGCGGACAAGAGCGTACCTTCTTTTGAAATCATCTTTGTCGACGACGGGTCGTGCGACGATTCGCTCGGGAGGCTGCGCAGGCTGGCAGCACAGGACAGCCGTGTCAAGGTCATTTCGCTGCGCAGCAACTGCGGCAAATCGGCGGCGCTGGCGGTTGGCTTCGCCCACGTCCAAGGTGAGTCAGTGATTACCATGGACGGCGACTTACAAGATGACCCAGCGGAAATACCCCGTTTGCTGGCTACGTTGGAGCAGGGATGGGACTTGGTCTCCGGATGGAAGAAGAAGCGCCACGACCCGTGGCGAAAACGGTGGAGTTCCAAGTGGTTTAACCTCGTCACCTCCATGCTGAGCGGCCTGAGGCTGCACGACTTTAACTGCGGGCTGAAGGCGTATCGCCGCGAGGTGGTGCGCAGCATACGCGTCTACGGGCAGCTGCATCGTTTCTTGCCGGTGTTGGCACATTGGCAGGGGTTCAGAGTCACCGAGCAGGTAGTACATCATCGCCCAAGGCGTTTTGGCAAGACCAAGTTCGGCCCCTGGCGCTTTTTCGCCGGTTTTTTCGATTTGCTGACGGTGATGTTCCTGATGCGGTTCAACAGGCGGCCCATGCATCTGTTTGGCTTTCTGGGGCTGCTGTGCTTCACGGCCGGGAGCATCATAACCCTCTACCTGGCAATCATGCGACTATTCTACGCCGTATATTTGAGCAATCGCCCGCTTCTCTTCCTGGGCATCTTGCTCACTATCGTCGGGATCCAATTTGTGTCTATTGGCCTACTGGGCGAGATGATCGCCGAGTCGCGCGCTGCCGACAGAGGCTACCCAATCCGCCTCAAGATCGGCTGGGACGAACCACCTAAGGGCAAGTCTGCACAGCGGACGAGAGCACACTATTCACGAGGACGATGA
- a CDS encoding glycosyltransferase family 9 protein, translating to MTSTYRADCRHFRGDVPCAPHKAHQVHCPSCSWYEPTHGRILIIKLGAVGDVIRSTPILHPLRRDYPHAVIHWLTHTPEVVPAVVHRIHRWRLEDILYLQATEFELVINLDKDQEACALASMLRAKHKRGFLLKNGVPAPADAAAEQKFLTGLFDDLAKANTKSYPQELFEICGYTFAGEPYILDNFAKDGYRWDIPQPRPLVGLNTGCGTRWKSRLWPEEYWARLATALRDRGIGVVLLGGPQEHEKNQRLAQATGAGYLGHFPLRQFINLVDQVDLVVTAVTMALHVAIGLGKRIVLFNNTFNRYEFELYGLGEILEPDFTCDCFYAEECPNNCMQYLLPEVVLNSCLRQLQNVRTGGDHGA from the coding sequence ATGACATCCACCTATCGTGCTGACTGCCGCCACTTTCGTGGAGATGTGCCGTGTGCCCCGCACAAGGCCCACCAAGTCCATTGCCCCTCCTGCTCGTGGTACGAGCCGACTCATGGGCGGATTCTCATCATCAAGTTGGGGGCTGTGGGCGACGTGATTCGCTCCACGCCCATCCTTCACCCTCTGCGCCGCGATTACCCTCACGCGGTAATCCATTGGCTCACCCACACACCCGAGGTGGTGCCGGCCGTTGTGCACCGCATCCACCGCTGGCGGCTTGAGGACATCCTGTATCTGCAGGCCACGGAATTTGAGCTGGTCATAAACCTGGACAAGGACCAAGAAGCCTGCGCCTTGGCCAGCATGTTGCGCGCTAAGCACAAGCGCGGGTTTCTGCTCAAGAACGGTGTGCCCGCCCCAGCGGATGCCGCGGCAGAACAAAAGTTCCTCACTGGCCTTTTTGACGACCTAGCCAAAGCCAACACCAAATCCTACCCGCAGGAGCTTTTTGAGATTTGCGGCTATACCTTTGCTGGCGAGCCCTACATTCTGGATAACTTTGCCAAAGACGGGTATCGGTGGGACATACCACAACCACGCCCGCTCGTGGGCCTCAACACGGGTTGCGGCACACGCTGGAAATCCCGCCTCTGGCCCGAGGAGTACTGGGCTCGGTTGGCTACTGCTTTGCGGGACCGCGGCATTGGCGTGGTGCTTTTGGGTGGACCACAGGAACACGAGAAGAACCAGCGATTGGCACAGGCTACAGGCGCAGGCTACTTGGGACATTTTCCTCTTCGGCAGTTCATCAATTTAGTTGACCAGGTGGACCTGGTGGTGACTGCGGTAACGATGGCTTTGCACGTTGCGATCGGCTTGGGCAAACGGATAGTCCTTTTTAACAACACGTTTAATCGTTATGAGTTTGAGCTCTACGGCTTGGGGGAGATACTGGAGCCGGACTTTACCTGCGACTGTTTCTACGCCGAGGAGTGTCCTAACAACTGCATGCAATACCTGCTCCCAGAAGTCGTGCTGAACAGCTGTCTGCGCCAGCTCCAGAACGTGCGCACTGGGGGAGACCACGGCGCATGA
- a CDS encoding glycosyltransferase, which yields MRIVLVGTAYPLRGGIAHYNALLYRTLRERGHQVHFISFSRQYPSLLFPGRTQKDTGEEAIPIPAEPLLDSIGPVSWLRVALRIRQYAPDMVIFKYWMPFFAPCYAAVAFLTKLLHHTRILYICDNIVPHERTVFDAPLTRLALAYVDHFVVMSDTVHQDLLSFVPGADVKRVPHPVYSIFGEAVPKAEARRRLGLGEGPLILFFGYVRAYKGLHVLLEAMAEVLRKIPARLLVAGEFYSDKSTYLELVERLGLSSAVTIVDEFIPNQDVKLYYCAADVVVLPYLSATQSGIVQIAYNFNTPVITTNVGGLPDEVLDGVTGFVVPAGDPRALANAIVAFFREKRGPQFAAQIARHKERYSWDQLAQAIEAFVRPRA from the coding sequence ATGAGGATTGTCCTCGTTGGCACCGCGTACCCCCTGCGCGGGGGGATTGCCCACTACAACGCCCTCCTTTACCGCACGCTGCGGGAACGGGGCCACCAGGTACACTTCATCTCGTTTAGCCGTCAGTACCCCTCCCTGCTTTTCCCTGGTCGCACGCAGAAGGACACCGGCGAAGAGGCAATCCCCATCCCTGCCGAACCACTTCTCGATTCAATAGGCCCTGTCTCCTGGTTGCGCGTGGCGCTGCGCATCCGCCAGTATGCGCCGGACATGGTCATTTTCAAATATTGGATGCCGTTCTTCGCCCCGTGCTATGCCGCGGTGGCATTTCTGACCAAGCTCCTTCACCACACGCGCATTCTTTACATTTGCGACAACATTGTGCCCCACGAACGAACGGTATTTGACGCACCGCTCACCCGCCTAGCGCTCGCCTATGTTGACCACTTTGTGGTAATGTCCGACACCGTGCACCAAGACTTGTTGTCCTTTGTTCCGGGTGCCGACGTGAAACGGGTGCCACATCCCGTGTATAGTATCTTCGGCGAGGCAGTGCCTAAGGCAGAGGCCCGTCGCCGGCTTGGGCTGGGGGAAGGCCCTCTCATCCTCTTTTTTGGCTACGTGCGCGCCTACAAGGGACTGCATGTGCTCTTGGAAGCAATGGCGGAGGTGCTGCGCAAGATCCCTGCCCGGTTGTTGGTTGCGGGCGAGTTCTACAGCGACAAGTCGACCTATCTGGAGTTGGTTGAAAGGCTTGGGCTGTCCTCAGCTGTCACCATCGTGGATGAATTCATCCCCAATCAGGATGTGAAGCTTTACTACTGCGCTGCCGATGTGGTGGTGCTGCCTTACCTTTCGGCGACGCAGAGCGGCATTGTGCAGATAGCCTACAACTTTAACACGCCGGTAATTACCACCAATGTGGGCGGGCTCCCGGACGAGGTACTCGATGGCGTCACTGGTTTTGTCGTGCCCGCCGGCGACCCGAGGGCCCTGGCCAATGCCATTGTGGCCTTTTTCCGAGAAAAGCGGGGTCCCCAGTTCGCAGCCCAGATCGCGCGCCATAAGGAGCGATACTCGTGGGATCAGCTGGCGCAGGCTATAGAGGCATTTGTCCGGCCACGAGCATGA
- a CDS encoding glycosyltransferase, whose protein sequence is MRKKVLVVTYYFPPSGGAGVQRTLKFVKYLPASGWLPVVLTARNADYPAYDPTLAAEVPPEVPVLRSRIVEPYRVYRRLTGRRLDEPMDIAALTRDEHQRRSLRERLAEAVRNWLFIPDARVGWVPFAVYKGLQAVRHHQVQAIYSSAPPYSCHLIGLCLSLLTGLPWIADFRDSWVGWLSAAQRPPLPRKVDLYLEERVLARADVVLTVSRGVAEDLASRHPELHDSRWHLLPNGYDGADYEGLAPLLRSGRLVITYTGSLYGPRNPEALLRATKRLIASRPEIRDHLLLRFVGRTGGFIEQMLRDPALAGVVELVPYVPHRESLRFLLSSDLLLLIIDDAPANKGILTGKLYEYIGARKPILALAPEGEAATLIRSLGLGEVVPPTDDHAIEETLTRAYHRWRQGALRLSQVQQEKLEFFDRRHLTRQLAALLDELVQADNP, encoded by the coding sequence GTGCGGAAGAAGGTACTGGTGGTGACCTACTACTTTCCGCCCAGCGGCGGCGCCGGCGTCCAGAGAACACTGAAGTTCGTCAAGTACCTGCCCGCTTCTGGGTGGCTGCCAGTTGTGCTCACGGCCCGAAACGCCGACTATCCTGCTTATGACCCCACCCTGGCGGCGGAAGTGCCCCCCGAAGTACCCGTGCTCCGGTCGCGCATTGTAGAGCCCTATCGCGTCTACCGTCGGCTGACCGGCCGCCGGCTGGATGAGCCCATGGACATCGCCGCGCTCACACGGGATGAACACCAGCGCCGTTCTCTCCGCGAACGCCTCGCGGAGGCGGTGCGTAACTGGCTGTTCATCCCAGATGCCAGGGTTGGGTGGGTGCCTTTTGCCGTGTATAAGGGGCTACAGGCGGTTCGCCACCACCAGGTGCAGGCCATCTATAGCTCCGCTCCTCCCTACTCGTGCCATCTGATCGGCCTCTGTCTCTCGCTTCTAACCGGGCTACCATGGATAGCTGATTTCCGCGACTCCTGGGTAGGATGGCTTTCAGCGGCGCAAAGGCCGCCTTTGCCGCGCAAAGTGGACCTTTACCTCGAAGAGCGAGTTCTGGCACGCGCCGATGTAGTACTTACGGTGTCCCGAGGCGTGGCTGAAGACCTGGCCAGCCGTCACCCGGAATTACATGACAGCCGTTGGCACCTGTTACCGAACGGGTACGACGGCGCAGATTACGAGGGTTTGGCGCCCTTGCTGCGCTCAGGTCGTCTGGTCATCACCTACACCGGCTCTCTTTACGGCCCACGCAATCCGGAGGCCCTGTTGCGGGCAACCAAGCGGCTGATTGCCTCGAGGCCGGAGATTCGGGACCACCTCCTCCTTCGCTTTGTGGGAAGGACCGGCGGGTTCATCGAGCAGATGCTGCGCGACCCGGCCTTAGCGGGCGTCGTAGAGCTCGTGCCATACGTGCCGCACCGGGAGAGCCTGCGCTTCCTCCTGTCTTCAGACCTGCTCCTTCTCATCATCGACGATGCGCCCGCCAACAAGGGCATCCTCACTGGGAAACTTTATGAATACATTGGTGCGCGCAAGCCAATTCTGGCACTTGCCCCGGAAGGCGAGGCCGCCACGCTGATCCGCAGCCTGGGCCTGGGCGAGGTGGTGCCGCCTACAGACGACCACGCAATAGAAGAGACGTTGACGCGTGCCTACCATAGGTGGCGGCAGGGAGCCCTCCGGTTGAGCCAAGTTCAGCAAGAAAAGCTGGAGTTTTTCGATCGCCGCCATCTCACGCGGCAGCTCGCCGCGCTCCTAGACGAACTCGTGCAGGCTGACAACCCTTAG